A window of the Erpetoichthys calabaricus chromosome 10, fErpCal1.3, whole genome shotgun sequence genome harbors these coding sequences:
- the LOC127529441 gene encoding odorant receptor 131-2-like: protein MNTIGYSIQSTQRTDELSVPGYSNQTKSILKISLVLIFYIVTNYINGMLIAVFFKHNIFHRNPRYILFIHMVLNDVLEISIAIFMHIWKEVAYIMPVSLCYFLMTIAITTTYNTPLNLALMALERYIAICKPLHHSNICTLRRTYIILNIIWLISFLSPASDLIIILNVEPMSFFSTKIICYSESFVRTYFLSVKRSCMSFTYFAVAWLTMAYTYIHIVFAARSASRSEKSSARKAYNTVLLHAIQLTLSSLMFLHPLVTNLWLYYQNQDPGDVQYFTYVLIILFPRLLSPLIYGVREENFRKYLTEYIKVCTLIKESPSR, encoded by the coding sequence ATGAATACTATTGGATATTCGATTCAGTCCACCCAGCGCACTGATGAGCTGTCTGTTCCAGGTTACAGTAATCAAACAAAGTCCATCCTGAAGATTTCACTTGTTCTGATCTTTTATATTGTAACCAACTATATAAATGGAATGcttattgcagttttttttaaacacaatataTTCCATAGGAACCCTCGTTACATTTTGTTTATCCACATGGTGTTGAATGATGTGTTGGAAATTAGTATTGCAATCTTCATGCACATTTGGAAGGAGGTTGCTTATATCATGCCAGTGTCACTTTGCTACTTTTTAATGACAATTGCAATTACCACAACCTACAACACTCCTCTGAATCTGGCCCTTATGGCTCTTGAACGTTATATTGCAATCTGTAAACCACTGCATCACTCAAATATCTGCACTCTCCGCAGAACATATATCATCCTGAATATAATATGGCTTATCAGTTTTCTTTCTCCGGCATCTGACCTTATAATTATCTTAAATGTAGAGCCAATGAGCTTCTTCAGCACCAAAATCATATGTTACAGTGAAAGTTTTGTTCGGACTTATTTTCTGTCTGTTAAAAGGAGCTGCATGAGCTTTACATATTTTGCAGTTGCTTGGCTTACAATGGCTTACACATACATTCATATTGTCTTTGCAGCACGATCAGCCAGTCGCTCTGAGAAATCTTCTGCTAGGAAGGCCTACAATACGGTACTGCTACATGCCATCCAGCTCACTCTGAGTTCACTCATGTTCCTCCATCCACTTGTCACTAATCTTTGGCTGTACTATCAAAATCAAGATCCAGGAGATGTGCAATATTTCACATatgtattaataattttgtttccACGTCTTCTGAGTCCCCTCATTTATGGAGTGAGGGAGGAAAACTTCAGAAAGTATCTGACAGAATATATCAAGGTTTGTACTTTAATAAAAGAAAGTCCCTCCAGATag